The Methanobacterium alcaliphilum nucleotide sequence TTTGGAGATGATGAAGAAGAATTATGGAAAAATAAATTACGTAGTGATAATGTTGTAATTGGTTACGATTACAAAAGATTCAGTAAACCACCAGTTATTGGGAGAAACCCATTAATTAGAGACAACACAATTATCTATAACGATGTTACCATAGGTGACAATTTAAGAACAGGACACAATGTCCTAATCCGAGAAAAAACCACTATCGGTGATGAAGTTCTCATTGGAACAAATACTGTCATTGAAGGTAATTCCAAAATTGGAAGTAATGTCAGTATTCAATCAAATGTATACATACCCACTAAAAGTTATATTGAAGATAACGTATTTATTGGTCCATGCGCTTGTTTTACTAATGATAGATATCCTATACGTGTTGATTATCGCCTAAAAGGACCTATTATTCGAAAAGGTGCATCAATTGGTGCAAATTCTACATTTTTATCCAATATCGAAGTAGGTGAGGGAGCCATGGTTGCTGCAGGAGCAATTGTCACTAGAAGTATTCCACCATGGTATTTAGCAATAGGAGCACCTGCTAAAATAAAACCACTTCCAGAAAAACTAAAAGTTTCAAATAATATTTAACCCCATATCTTATATAACTAATTAGAACGTTATAATATGATATCTGTTATTATTCCCATGTATGACGAGGAAGAAAATGTAGGCAATACTCTTTCTCAAGTTAATTCTATTTTAGATAATTTTTTTGATAAATATGAAATAATAGTAGTTGATGATGGTAGTTCAGATAGAACATTCGAGCTTGTCAGCGAAATTATTACCAAAAGCCCATCCATCAAAATAATTAAACATAGCATTAACCAAGGCATGGGTAAAGCTCTTCGAAGTGGTTTTAAGGAAGCTTCCGGAGATATTATTGTAACACTTGATGCAGATTTAAGTTATGATCCTAGAGATATACCTCTACTGGTGAAAGAACTCGGTGATAGTATAGATATAGTTGTAGGATCACAGTATATGCCTGGTGGTGAAACCGAAAATATACCTTTTTTTAGATTATTTTTAAGTAGAATGGCTAATAAGATAGTAGGATATTCTATGAATGGGAATTTAAGTACGGTTACAGGAATATTTCGAGCTTATAAAAAAGAAATCCTTGATTCAATTGAAATGGAATCAAATGGTACAGAAATTAACCCTGAAATTTTATCAAAAGCAAATGCCCTTGGTTATAAAATAAAGGAAGTTCCAGTGAAACTTAAAGGCAGAGTATTAGGCAAATCTAAAATCAAAATAAAAGCCACAACAATGACCCATATATTATTTACATTTTATGAAAGACCCATGATATTATTTGGCATTATCGGAATCATTTTATGTTTAATTGGAATTTTTAGCGCAATATACTTGTTTATTGAATATTTAAATAACACCCTGGATCCAACCAGGCCATTGATGTTATTTATGGTTCTAACGATACTTTCCGGTATTCAAATTCTTATTTTTGGATTTGTATCCACACAAATAAATCTTTTAAAAAGAGAGATTTATATTATTCAAAAAGAAAACAAACTTATTCGTAAAAAATTAAAATAAGTGAATTTTCAATTAAAATTTTTCAATTTTTTTCAATTTTGAGGTTAAACCATGCCAATCTCTATAATAATACCTATGTTTAATGAAGAAGAAAATGTTATTCGCACCATTAAAACATTGCAAGATATTCTACAAAATTATGATTATGAAATATTAATTATTGACGATGGAAGTTCTGATAAAACTTATAAGATTGCTAATGATTATGCACAGAATAACAATAATATCCATGTTTATAAACATAAAATTAATATCGGTCGTGGTCGCGCTTTAAGAACCGGTTTTGAAAATGCAGAGGGAGATATTTTTGTTACTTTAGATGCAGACTTGAGTTTTGATCCAATTTTCATACCCAAAATGATTGATGAACTTTTAAATGACCAAACATTAGATATTGTGATTGGTTCGCAATATATGAAAGGAGGGATTACTGAGGGAATTCCTTTTCATAGATTATTCATAAGCAAAGCAGCCAACAAAATTGTGGGATTTGCACTTAAAGAAAACTTAAATACTGTAACTGGAGTATTCAGAGCTTATAGAAAGGAAGTTTTCGATTATTTGGACTTGCAGTCCGAAGATAAAGAAATACATTTAGAGATTATATCCAAATCTTCTTCAATAGGCCTCAATATAAAAGAAATTCCAGTAATTCTAAGAAATAGGGAGTATGGGAAATCAAAAATGAAATTTAGATCCACTACAATTTCTCATTTGTTATTTACTTTTCAAGAAAAGCCAATGATATTATTTGGAATGGTTGGATTCTTAATGATATTAATTGGATTTTTATCTGGATTATATCTTATATTTGAATTTTTAACAGGTACATTAAATCCTACCCGACCTTTAATGATTTTTACTGCTCTTCTACTTTTATCTGGAATACAGATATTAATATTTGGTTTTGTATCAACTCAAATTGCGTTGATAAAAAAAGAAGTATATTTGATTCAAAAAGAGCTTAAACTAATTAAAAATAAATTAGATAAATAATATGGCTTTTCTAAACTTTATTTTCTTATTATTTTTATAAATCCAAAAAATCCCGGTATTAATGTGGTTAAAAATTGGGAATAGAATAGTGATATTGCTAAAGCAGTTCCCCCAGAAATACCCGCTAACCCCAATAAATAAACCACCACCACATCACCAGACCCTAATCCATTTAAGGTTAAAGGGAAGATTAAAGCCAAATTGATAATGGGGGCAATAGATAAAACATATAAAAAATTTACATCAACATTAAAAGAAAGACAAACCAGATAAAACTGAATATAAGATAAAATCCACCCTAAAAATGATATTAATACAGCTTTTGTTTTTAAATTTAAAGAAACCAAAAAGAAACTGTTCATTTTTTGATGATCTAAATTAATTTTTGTAAATATTTTGAATATTTTACTAATAAAACTCCATGGGATAATTTTAGGAATAAATATTAAAGTTCCAATTAGTATACACAGAACCAGTGATATAATAGCGTAAATATAAAAACCCATCCATAAAGAGCTAAAAAATCCAATTATAAAAATGGATAATAATGCAAGAAATTTATCCAAAATACTACTTGAAAGCATTTCTTCCTTAAGACCATGCCATTTGTATCCATAATACGATTTGGCCACATCACCCATACTGGCAGGCAAAAATATATTTAGTGCCACCCCAACTAAGGTGAGGTCATAAGCTTCCTTATATGAAACATGAGCTTTATCTTTATTTATTAATATTTTCCATCTCCACGCTCTTAGAAAAATGCTGAATGGTAGAATTATTAAAGCTAAAATAAATATTGCATTGATTTCCAATATACTTTCTATGAAAAGATTAAAATTTACCGTTTTGAACAAAAACAAAAGAAGAATTAAAGATATTACTATCTTAATAATGTTATTTTTTGTTTTAATATTGTAATTTGACATTATAATCCTATAATTCTTTGAATAAATTGTTTTTCATCTTCATTCTCATAGAAAAAGCTATGCCAAATGAAGTTATAGCCAACCCATATAATTTTACCTTTACCTATCCTTTGAACTCCAATAAGTAATTTATCATCTAATGTTGCTATACTCTCTAATTTATTTGGAGATAGAGCACTGTAAGTAGCCCCATACCAAATTCCATCTTCAGAAACAAACGGTGCAAATTTATAGGATTCATTAGAAAAAACAGGATTAATCCATAAAGTGGGGTTAGTTGGAAGCGCGCTTCGAGTAATAGTAGTATTAATAAAAACTGAATTATCCAGATTATACATCACACCATTTAAATTTCCTGATGCATCGATTACTACTGTTCCTCCGTTTTTAGTATATTCGCTGATGATTCTTTCTGCATTATTCCGATCATGCCACTTAAAATTATATAAAAACAGATAAGGATATTGTCGAAGTTCATCTGGAGAATAGTTATCGATATAAACAGACCTACCAATGCCAAATCGTCCGGCACTCCTAAGATCAAAGCGAAGATATGCCTTAAAATCTAAAACATCTTCAACATATCTATGCCAAGATGCACCAATATAAAAAATTTCAGTTTTGGGCGGAATTGTAGAATTTAAGCCATAAAGCTTGAACATTCCAATTTCTTTTACTACATCATAATAGGGCGAATCAATATCTTTTGAAGAGAAATAATAATCATACCCATTTTTTTCCAGATCATTTATAATATAACTTTGATTTGTATACGAAGACATAATATGAACATTCCTTTTTAAAATCCAACTTAAAGCAGGCCAATAATCAGAAACAATTTTTTTATTCCCATCATCTTTAACATTTTTCACATACCAAGACGCTAAATTATTAATATCTTTATTTACATTCATGGTTTCAGTGAACTCATCATTAGAAGGGATTTCCTGCACATATGTGAATGAAGAAGAAATTAAGAGTAAAATTAAGAGAGGATAAACAATTAAGTTAGTGACATTAACATTTTTAACATTAAATATTAATTTATCTGTAATTTCACTGAATCCCAATACTAAAAAATAGGATAGTGGGGCAATCATGGTTAAAAAATATCTATCCACTTTGACCCCATAAGAACTGTGGAATGCTAAGAAAGCAACTAACCATATGGCAATTGTTAAATCTAAAGCCAAAAATCTTTCAGAATCTCTAAAAATATTATAAATTAGTATGCATAATAAAAAGAAGATTAAGTCTGTGGTTATATAAGAAAATTTATTGAAACTAACTACAAAAGCAATCACAAGAATAGTTAACAATATATATTTTATTCTGTTCCTTTTTTTACCTAAATCAAAGGCATTTAATACTTTATTTTGAGTTTTAACTCTTTTAAAATTTCTTTTAATGATATTGTAGACATAAAACAAAATGCCAGCAATAGGGATAATAAATAAAGTATATGTTAAATTAGGCATTATTTTTGCATAATAAAGTGCAAAGTTTGGAATATTTTTTAGATAATAAAGATTATCTGCAATATAAGCAACTTTTTCGGCTTGTAACGATTCTGTTAAGCTTAGCGTAGAAATAAAAGGGAAAAATGGATCTCCATAAGTAATATAATATAAAATTAAAAATGGAGTTAATATTAATAATGATAGTAAAGCCGAGATTATAATATTTTTTAGATGTTTTAATAGGTTTTTGGTTGAAATGATGCAAAATATTAGAGGTAATATAATAAATGCCATATTATATCTTGTTAAAAATGAGATCATGAGTAGAGGAAATGCTAAATAAAAAAATTTAGAATTTTTATTAGTGGCAAGCACTGTTAAAAATACAGCCCAAATAGTGAAAGAAACTCCTGCGATATCAGTATAACCTGTTCCTACCCAAAGAAGCACCACCGGCGAACATGCATAAAACATAGCCCCGAAAAAACTTTTTAACTTGTCGAATCTTAGATTTAATAATAAAAACAAACCTATTACACCAAAAACGAATATTACTGCATCAACATAATATATTACAGACTCAGAAATATAATTAAATCTAAAAACTAATGAAACTAAAACAGATAAGAAAGGAGGCCGTTCTATTTCTACATACCCAATGCTTTTTCCAGCAAAATAAAGAGCATTAGATAAAAATGCATAAGTATCCCATGGAGGCCCAATAAAAAACTGCATTTTAACTCTATAAAATGCAATTAAACTAACAATAACAGTAAGTGATATTAAAAAACCAGCCAACCTCCAATTAGATTTAATATCACGAGAATTAGAAATGTCTGTTTTTGAATCATTTATTTGATCTTTCAATGAATCACCGAACTTAAATTATTCAGGATGAATGGTCATTAAATACTTACATCCATTATCTAAATCATTTTTAGATTAAAATGTTGCAGTTCAAGCCTTTGTCAATACATGTCAAGGGCCGTGCTTAATTTTCAATTACCCCTATTTGTTATATATTCAAACACTAATATCTAAATATATGGTTCAAAAAAAAATGAATTATTCCCTATATTCCTCATCCAATAATACCCATAAAGTAAATTCATCAGTAGATAATTCAATATTTTTGCCAACTCAATCTTATAAAAAAATTAAAACGTCTCTGGAAAATCTAGAAAAATCCCGAGGCAAAATCGTCCATATAGTGGGTGCTCCTGGAACAGGAAAGTCAACCAATATTTTCAAAGCTTTAGATGAATTAAACTTAAATGTATATGAAATTAGTACTTCTCTGTCCAACCCCCAAGCCAGATCAAAGGAAGTTTTTTGCGCACTTATAAAAGATTTAAAAGAATCATTGGGAGTTGCTACAAAAGAAGAAGCTTATAAAAAGCTTTCAAAATATGATGTTGTGCTTTTTGCTGATCAATTCCATGATAAACATTTATTAAAAAAAGATGTGATAGGGTTCAGTCTATGGACCCGTAATGTTGGATTCAAATCCATGCATTTTTATTTAATATGCATCAGAGAGTTCATAAAACATCAAAAAGAATTTAGAAAGATTAATATTGTTTTTCAAACTGCTTGGAGAGTCCGTTTTAGAGGTAAAAAATACGATCTTTTCACCGATTTCGGAGTTTTTTCACGAATTATTTTAAAAATTTTAGGCAAACTATCTCATGTTGTGGAAATCAAATACAATACTTCAGAAACTATAAGTATTGTTAAAGCCCACTTTAAAGATGTTGATGAAAAAAAAATAAGAAAATACATCAAGAAATATGGATGTAAACCTCGATTCATACTTCAAGAATTAGAAAATGAAAAATAGTCATTATCATTAACTGTACCTGTATTATACTCTTATTTTAAAATTAAGGAGAATATGATGCTTTTAACCCTTTTGAAGTCCACTAGATTAATATGGGCTGCTAAAAATGTTCATATGTATCTTCTGGCATTGACTTATGCTTATTTTGCTGAAATAATTTTAAATCCACTACAAATTTTAGAAGGATTAATTATAGTTTCATTGCTATGGGGAGCATTATATTCTTTGAATGACTTAACTGACTTAGAAGTGGATAGAAAAGATAAAACAAAATATAATAGGGCATTTATCCAGCAATATATAGATCCTAAAATTGTTATTTTATTTGTTGCTACTATTCTTATAATTGTTTTTGCAATTTCTATAATAACACTCCCCCCATTATTTACAATTATAATACTTTTAATGGTTATAAACCAGTTATTATACACTTTACCCCCAGTTAGACTGAAAGATACTGGTTTAGCTCCTTTTGCAAGCACATCTACTAATAATGTATTAAGGATTGCTTCTTGTTGTGTGTTGCTCAATAATGTGCTTTTAGTTCCCATAAGTGTTTATTTATTAATGTTTATTGCAGGTATGGGTACTTATTTAATGTATAAAGAAAAATCCCGGTCAATGAATGGATTAGCAGTTATATTCTGTTTATTATTAGCTTATATTTTAATGGTAGGAGATATGAATATGATGCAGGTTTTAATTGTTATTGTACCTCCATTTTTAGCAACCATACCATTATATTTGTCTAATTTCTTCGAAAAAGAAAAAATGGTCAATCTTGCAGATTTTTTATACCATAAAGTGGTCCTTATTTTTTATATAGCTTGTATTTTATTACTACTTTTATTATAAAAAAAGAAAATTCCTTAAAATCATCAACAGTAAAAAAAAAGATTATTCTTTATAAAAAATATAAAAACTAAAGCCAACTAATAAAATTAAAATAAAAAAAATTATTGAATTAGAATAATTTTCCTAATTTCAACAATGCTTTTGGAGATACTTTAACTAACTTTTTAACTAATTCTGCAGTGCTGATTTTTTCAAAATCACTGTCTTTAAAAGCATCAGCTATAGAATTTAGTTCATCATCATTTAAGGTCATCATGTAATCTTTAACTTTAAGGTACTTGTCTATAGAATCTCCAATTTCAGCCCTGCAATCTTTTTCATACTTTTTAAGTTTTTTCTCAGAAAAATCTCCTTCCTGTATGGATTCAGCAGCAACTTTACCTGCAATCATACCACCAGTCATTCCACTGATTATTCCCCCACCAGTTAAAGGATTTACCTGCCCCGCAGCGTCTCCTACAACCATTAAATTATCAGTGACTAATTTTTTAGGCATTCCACCAACAGGATCCCCACCAATATTTAATTCCACTGGTTGAGCATTTTGGGTAGCTGGGCAGTTTTTGACGAATTCCAATAAATGTTGATATGCAGTTTTATCAGTATTAGTAGTCAAAACCCCTAATCCTACATTTGCAATATCGTCTCCTTTAGGGAATATCCATGCATAACCGCCTGGTGCAACACTGCCAAAGTAGAATTCAATGCAGTTGTTATCTTCCATTTCCACACCCGCCATCTCAAATTGGGCTGCAGATTCCATATCTTTTGGTTTTACTGCAGTTTTTAGTCCACCCCATCGAGCAACTCTTGATTCAGGCCCATCTGCAGCAATAATTAGTTTTGCTTTAATCTGGAATTTTTCGTCCATTGATTCACAGTCAACAAGAAAACCATCTTCTACACGTTCCATTCCAGTTGCTAGAGTTTTAATTTTAATTTTAGCACCTGCTCTGGCTGCATCCATAGCCATGTGTTTGTCGAACACTTTTCTCTCTAAGATACATCCTGCTTCAGGTAAGTCAACTTTATCCGAAGTCAACCATACATTGGTACCATCAGGGGCTATTAAACGTACGCCATCTAATTCTTTAGTGATCCATCTAGGGCTTGGTTCAATCCCTAATGATTCCAGTCCCCCATTGGATACTCCTTCTGCACATCTTTTTGGTGCTCCTATTTCTGATTTTTTATCCATGATGAGTACTTTTGCTCCTCCTAAAGCAGCGTGTTTTGCAGCTGTAGAACCAGCGGGTCCAGCACCTATAACTAATACATCAGTTTCAATTAACATTATTACACCCTATTCCTCATTTTCCAGTGCGTTTACTGGGCAAACCTGGACACACAGGCTGCATTCTTTACATTGATCTTCATTGAAATTCAGTGTGAGTTCCCTTACTTCGATTAAATTACGGGGGCAAACTCCAGCGCATTCCCCACAATACATACACCATTCCTTTACTTTCATGTTTCTTACCTTTTTAGAATTAATAATAAGTTTAATATCATAGATTATAAGTCTTTAAGTGTTTTTATATATTATATTTACTATTTTTATATTAGTATAAAAAAGTGGCTTAAATAACTAATTAAGTATTAAAATATAATATATAATTTTATAGAATTAGTATAATATTTATTGAAGTGGTATAAAAGTTTAATTGGTTTTAGGAGTTATTGAAAATGGTAGAAAAAAAAGAAGATATGAAAAAAACGGCTGAAGAAGAGATAAATCAGGGAGTAGATAGTGAAAAAACTGAATCTAATTATAAAACAGAAAATCAGTCCGAAGATACTTCTAAAGATTTTACTAAAACGAAGATCCAGGCAGAAAAGTTAATCAATGATATAATTATTGGTATTCAGGACAAATCAGAAGAATTTGGTAAAGCCATAAATGATTATAAAAGATCCCTTCAAAAACCATTGACTGATGTTTTTGAAACTGAATATAGTATCGTTATAAAAATTGATCTTCCTGGTGTTAAAAAAGAAGACATTGATTTAGAAATAGCTGAGGATAGTATTGAAATTAAAGCCCTTTTTGAAGATGAAATAGCAGAAGAAACTAGTACATACCTACAAAAAGAGAGAAGTCATGGAAAAATAATTAGATCTTTAACTTTACCCACCATGATCAACGCAGAACAATCCAAAGCAGATTTTAAAGACGGTATTTTAACTGTTGATATGCCTAAAATAGAAAAGGAAGTTCATAAAGTTAATATAAATTAATTATCTATTATTTTTTAAATCAAGTTTGCTATCTGAATCCTTTTAGTTTGAGGTGTGCTTTTAAATAGTTTTTCTTAAACTATCAACTTAAACCTGCCTATTTCAATGGATTTTGGCTGTCGTTTATTTAAGTGAGAAAATTTATATTTTAGTGTATATCTTCATTAGTTTTGTTTTAAACTACAAAGTAGGTTTTCTTATGAATGAAATATCAAACGATTTAATTGAATCATTGAAGACGATGGGTCTTGCCGAATATGAAGCAAAAGTTTATTCTACTTTAGTATTATTTGAAAGAGCTGAAGTTAAAAAGATCTATGAATATTTAAATGTTCCTAAACCCAGCGTTTACCAGAGTCTTAAAAGTTTGATGGATAAAGGCCTGGTAATGAGAGTTAGTTCAAAACCAGCAATTTATAGAGCTATCCCTCCCAAGATTGCCCTCCGACATCTTATTGAGATACATGAAAATGCTGAAAAAAGTGCTCTTAGAGAACTGAAAAACCTCGAAAAAATTAATAAAGAATCCGAAGTTTCAGATATAATATGGACTCTTTTTGGGGAAAATAACGTGGAACATAGTATAGAAGAATTAATATTAAAATCTGAAACCTCAATGAAACTTATTCTTCCAACTGAATATTTAAAATATCTCTCTTTTGTTGATAACAAAGATTTGAGCATAGAACTTTTGATGTTTGGAACAGATTTAACCCTTTCCAATCAGTATCAACTAAATAATCTGAAAGTGCACAATGGTTATGGAATAGATGTTTCCGATTTTGGAATATTATCTAAATACCTGTTAGATTTACCTTTACCCCCAAAACAGTACTCAAAATTCATATTTGTTTTAATTGATAATGAAGAGTTTATGTATGTCCCGCCTTATCCTGGAAAAACTAAATCTGGAATTACATCCAAAAACCCATATATGATTGGATTAATGAAGATATTGTTCAGTGCAATATGGGAACATACTCCTGATGTAATCTGAAATGATCATTTGATTTTTTTTTAAGCCCTCCTTTTTTTTAATTTATTATAAAAATTGATTTTTTAAAAATCCAGACAAAATTAGAATTAGTAGTTTTAAAAAAAACTACCGTTAGGAAAGTTTATATACATCATCATTACTAATATATTCCCCCATCAGTAGTTATGTACTTAACTACCATTAAAAAAATGTTGTTTAAACTTATAAAAGGATGAATGCAATGATAAAAGGCGTTAAGGAAATTTTTAAAAACGATTTGAGGTCAATAAAAAACAATCCAGTAGTAATTTTTGTTATTTTAGTGATTATACTAATTCCTTCACTTTATGCACTACTAAATATTCAAGCAACATGGGATCCCTATGCCCGAACATCCAATATTCAAGTTGCAGTAGTAAATGGAGACATTGGTTATACAACCACAGAAGACACTTATAACGTAGGAAATACATTGATTGAAGAATTAAAAAATAATGAAAACTTTGATTGGCAGTTTGTTAATAAAGAAACAGCCCTAAACGGCGTTAAAAATGGAGATTATTACGCAGCCATCATAATACCCTCAAATTTTAGTGAACAATTACTATCTATAAAAACATCAACACCAGAACAGGCCAAAATAGAATACATCTCCAATGATAAATTAAATCCAGTAGCACCGAGACTTACTAATGCTGGAGCAGATGCAATACAAACAAAAATCAACAATGAAATCATTAAAACTATTAATGGAATCATCTTTGGCAAGCTCTCAGATATAGGTGGCCTAGTTAGCCAAAATAAAGCACAGTTTTTAAAACTCAAAGCATTTATGAATGAATTGAATGGGAAAATTGATTCAATCGATTCCACAATTGGCGAGGCAAATTCTGATTTAAATACGATAAATCAGATATGGCCAAAAATAAGTGCAGCATTGCCTGAAATACAAACTTACTCCAATTATGTTCGAGAAAAATACGATACATTATACAATCAAATAGATTCAAATCCCCAAAAAGCTTTAACAACAGTTCAAAACATGGAACTAAAGGTTAACACCACTATAACTGGGCTTAAATATGTTGATGCAATTTTAACCAGTTTATATAAATCAACAGGTGACCCTCAATTAAAACCAGTTATTGCACAAATTGAAGATAATATCAATAAAGCAAATAAAGTTCTGGATGTTTTACAAAAAGTAGAATCTGATATTAAAGCCGGAAAAAATCCTCAAGGTAGATTATCTCAACTTAAAACATTAATAGATGGGATGGATGACGGAGTAAATACTCTGGTAAAAAATAAATCGAATATCAGCAATAAAATCAGCAATGCAACGTCCAAGTTAGGTTTAGTTAATTCTAAGTGGCCATTATTTAAAAAAGAAATACCTATT carries:
- a CDS encoding NAD(P)/FAD-dependent oxidoreductase, translating into MLIETDVLVIGAGPAGSTAAKHAALGGAKVLIMDKKSEIGAPKRCAEGVSNGGLESLGIEPSPRWITKELDGVRLIAPDGTNVWLTSDKVDLPEAGCILERKVFDKHMAMDAARAGAKIKIKTLATGMERVEDGFLVDCESMDEKFQIKAKLIIAADGPESRVARWGGLKTAVKPKDMESAAQFEMAGVEMEDNNCIEFYFGSVAPGGYAWIFPKGDDIANVGLGVLTTNTDKTAYQHLLEFVKNCPATQNAQPVELNIGGDPVGGMPKKLVTDNLMVVGDAAGQVNPLTGGGIISGMTGGMIAGKVAAESIQEGDFSEKKLKKYEKDCRAEIGDSIDKYLKVKDYMMTLNDDELNSIADAFKDSDFEKISTAELVKKLVKVSPKALLKLGKLF
- a CDS encoding glycosyltransferase yields the protein MPISIIIPMFNEEENVIRTIKTLQDILQNYDYEILIIDDGSSDKTYKIANDYAQNNNNIHVYKHKINIGRGRALRTGFENAEGDIFVTLDADLSFDPIFIPKMIDELLNDQTLDIVIGSQYMKGGITEGIPFHRLFISKAANKIVGFALKENLNTVTGVFRAYRKEVFDYLDLQSEDKEIHLEIISKSSSIGLNIKEIPVILRNREYGKSKMKFRSTTISHLLFTFQEKPMILFGMVGFLMILIGFLSGLYLIFEFLTGTLNPTRPLMIFTALLLLSGIQILIFGFVSTQIALIKKEVYLIQKELKLIKNKLDK
- a CDS encoding glycosyltransferase gives rise to the protein MISVIIPMYDEEENVGNTLSQVNSILDNFFDKYEIIVVDDGSSDRTFELVSEIITKSPSIKIIKHSINQGMGKALRSGFKEASGDIIVTLDADLSYDPRDIPLLVKELGDSIDIVVGSQYMPGGETENIPFFRLFLSRMANKIVGYSMNGNLSTVTGIFRAYKKEILDSIEMESNGTEINPEILSKANALGYKIKEVPVKLKGRVLGKSKIKIKATTMTHILFTFYERPMILFGIIGIILCLIGIFSAIYLFIEYLNNTLDPTRPLMLFMVLTILSGIQILIFGFVSTQINLLKREIYIIQKENKLIRKKLK
- a CDS encoding Hsp20/alpha crystallin family protein, which encodes MVEKKEDMKKTAEEEINQGVDSEKTESNYKTENQSEDTSKDFTKTKIQAEKLINDIIIGIQDKSEEFGKAINDYKRSLQKPLTDVFETEYSIVIKIDLPGVKKEDIDLEIAEDSIEIKALFEDEIAEETSTYLQKERSHGKIIRSLTLPTMINAEQSKADFKDGILTVDMPKIEKEVHKVNIN
- a CDS encoding lysylphosphatidylglycerol synthase transmembrane domain-containing protein, with amino-acid sequence MSNYNIKTKNNIIKIVISLILLLFLFKTVNFNLFIESILEINAIFILALIILPFSIFLRAWRWKILINKDKAHVSYKEAYDLTLVGVALNIFLPASMGDVAKSYYGYKWHGLKEEMLSSSILDKFLALLSIFIIGFFSSLWMGFYIYAIISLVLCILIGTLIFIPKIIPWSFISKIFKIFTKINLDHQKMNSFFLVSLNLKTKAVLISFLGWILSYIQFYLVCLSFNVDVNFLYVLSIAPIINLALIFPLTLNGLGSGDVVVVYLLGLAGISGGTALAISLFYSQFLTTLIPGFFGFIKIIRK
- a CDS encoding ATP-binding protein, producing MVQKKMNYSLYSSSNNTHKVNSSVDNSIFLPTQSYKKIKTSLENLEKSRGKIVHIVGAPGTGKSTNIFKALDELNLNVYEISTSLSNPQARSKEVFCALIKDLKESLGVATKEEAYKKLSKYDVVLFADQFHDKHLLKKDVIGFSLWTRNVGFKSMHFYLICIREFIKHQKEFRKINIVFQTAWRVRFRGKKYDLFTDFGVFSRIILKILGKLSHVVEIKYNTSETISIVKAHFKDVDEKKIRKYIKKYGCKPRFILQELENEK
- a CDS encoding DUF362 domain-containing protein — translated: MKVKEWCMYCGECAGVCPRNLIEVRELTLNFNEDQCKECSLCVQVCPVNALENEE
- a CDS encoding UbiA family prenyltransferase: MLLTLLKSTRLIWAAKNVHMYLLALTYAYFAEIILNPLQILEGLIIVSLLWGALYSLNDLTDLEVDRKDKTKYNRAFIQQYIDPKIVILFVATILIIVFAISIITLPPLFTIIILLMVINQLLYTLPPVRLKDTGLAPFASTSTNNVLRIASCCVLLNNVLLVPISVYLLMFIAGMGTYLMYKEKSRSMNGLAVIFCLLLAYILMVGDMNMMQVLIVIVPPFLATIPLYLSNFFEKEKMVNLADFLYHKVVLIFYIACILLLLLL
- a CDS encoding acyltransferase, with translation MANIKRLIFGDDEEELWKNKLRSDNVVIGYDYKRFSKPPVIGRNPLIRDNTIIYNDVTIGDNLRTGHNVLIREKTTIGDEVLIGTNTVIEGNSKIGSNVSIQSNVYIPTKSYIEDNVFIGPCACFTNDRYPIRVDYRLKGPIIRKGASIGANSTFLSNIEVGEGAMVAAGAIVTRSIPPWYLAIGAPAKIKPLPEKLKVSNNI
- a CDS encoding glycosyltransferase family 39 protein is translated as MKDQINDSKTDISNSRDIKSNWRLAGFLISLTVIVSLIAFYRVKMQFFIGPPWDTYAFLSNALYFAGKSIGYVEIERPPFLSVLVSLVFRFNYISESVIYYVDAVIFVFGVIGLFLLLNLRFDKLKSFFGAMFYACSPVVLLWVGTGYTDIAGVSFTIWAVFLTVLATNKNSKFFYLAFPLLMISFLTRYNMAFIILPLIFCIISTKNLLKHLKNIIISALLSLLILTPFLILYYITYGDPFFPFISTLSLTESLQAEKVAYIADNLYYLKNIPNFALYYAKIMPNLTYTLFIIPIAGILFYVYNIIKRNFKRVKTQNKVLNAFDLGKKRNRIKYILLTILVIAFVVSFNKFSYITTDLIFFLLCILIYNIFRDSERFLALDLTIAIWLVAFLAFHSSYGVKVDRYFLTMIAPLSYFLVLGFSEITDKLIFNVKNVNVTNLIVYPLLILLLISSSFTYVQEIPSNDEFTETMNVNKDINNLASWYVKNVKDDGNKKIVSDYWPALSWILKRNVHIMSSYTNQSYIINDLEKNGYDYYFSSKDIDSPYYDVVKEIGMFKLYGLNSTIPPKTEIFYIGASWHRYVEDVLDFKAYLRFDLRSAGRFGIGRSVYIDNYSPDELRQYPYLFLYNFKWHDRNNAERIISEYTKNGGTVVIDASGNLNGVMYNLDNSVFINTTITRSALPTNPTLWINPVFSNESYKFAPFVSEDGIWYGATYSALSPNKLESIATLDDKLLIGVQRIGKGKIIWVGYNFIWHSFFYENEDEKQFIQRIIGL